The sequence TGGGTCAAGGCCTGATCGAACTCGGCAAAGTGCTGCTGCGCGCCACTGTGTTCGAACAGATAACGGTACAGCCGCTCACTTGTGCCCGACTCGAGTTGACCGGTCACGGCCAGATACAGTCGGGTGTAGGAGCCAGGTAACGAGTAATACCAGTCCAGATAGGCCGGCACGGCCTGCTCGGCGCGGTCAAACCCCTGGGCTAGCCACAGATCGATCCAGGTCTGCATATCCTGGTCAAGCTTGCTGGCATGCTCGGCGCTCAGCGCCTCGAGTTGCTGATTGAAAGCCCGCAGGGTCTTGCCATCGAGTAGTAGTTGACGATCATCGACCAGTACCGCAAACACCTGATTGTCGGCCAGTTGAGCACTCAGGCTGCGCAACCCCCAACTCAACAGCGCAAAAACCAGCAACACGCCGAGCAGACTGAGCAACAGCCACTGCCCGCGGCCAGACCTCAAACGTGTTGCAAAATCCAAATCAGTCATGATGCTTCTCCCGCCGGTTCAGCAGCGCATCAGAACCCACCAGCACCCGGACCCAGGCCCACAGAAAGGTCGCGGTGGTCAACAGCAACAGACTCCAGCCCAATATGGCGAGCAAGCCTCCGGTTTCGACATCACCCAAGGTGTTCTGTAGCGCCCACATCAGCGTCAGATCGAGCAGTTGATACAACCGCTCAAGCACACCAAACAGCATCAGCGCCCGCTGCTCGGTATCCAGATTAACAGCCATGGCCCGATCCCAGGGCAACCCGATCATGTCCGGTTGTGACAGGGCCAGAGCCAGCAGCAGATAGCCCAGCATCAGTGCTACCGTGGCTACCGGCACCAACAGTCGCCGCCCCAGAGCCGCCAACGCCTGCGGTTTGACATGGGCCTGCAGGCGCTGGCGCATAAACACAGTCAGCCAGGCCAGTAACGGCATCGCCAACAGCAACACAGCCCAAAGCGCGGCTGGCAACAGGCTCAGTTTGACCAGCATCAGCAGCCCCAACCCAATGGCCAGCAGCAGATTCCAGCCAACCATCAACACGCCGCCACGCAACAGCCGGTGCCAGGGTGAGCTTTCCAACAGGTACTGACCCAGCCAGGTCGCCCGTCGCAACCGGGCAGACTCCAGACAACCGGTGAAAATCAGCCAGGCGACCAGTCCCCACAGCGGCAGAAACAAGCCACTGCGCCAAGGCTCCGGTAGCCACGTCCACAACAGCAGCACTGTGACAATCACTACATAATGGGCGGGCAAATAGTGCAAGAGCGGGCTCCGGTGGTGTGTCGGCCATGATTAATCATTATCATGGCGGCAGTTTACGATCCCGTACAGGACCCAATATGAGCAATTCCCCCGCAGAGACAGGCAGGCCCTTTTCCACCACTTGGCTGTGGCTAATGGGGGCCGCCGCTGTGGTGATTGTCCTGGCCGGCCTCAAGGCCATCAGTTCAATCGTCACCCCATTTCTGCTGGCCGCCTTTCTGGCCATCATCTGTGCACCACCGCTGACCTGGATGCAACGTCGTGGGGTACCCAGCCCGCTCTCGGTACTAATCCTGTTCTCTGTGGTAGGTCTGACCTTTTTTCTGCTGTTTCTGGCACTCAAAGATGCAGCAGAAAGTCTGGCGACCCACGCCCCGCTGTACCAAGCGCGATTCTCTGGCTGGATGAACGATCTGCGTCAGCTGCTGGCCAACCGCGGGCTACCGCCGGAACTGCTGCCCCAGAGTCTGCCTCTACCCGCCACGGCCACCATCACCGGCGCTGCACGCGGTATCGCCGGCGGGCTGGGGCAATTCACCGCCAGCACCCTGCTGGTGCTGTTGGCGTTCATGTTCCTCCTGCTCGAAGAGCGGACCCTTTCTGACAAGCTCAATGCCGCCTTCCCCGATCGCCCCCGCGCCCGGGTCCGAGCCCGGCGTTTCCTGCGCTCGGTTTACCGCTACCTGCTGATCAAGACCGCCGCCAGCACCACCACCGGTCTACTGGTCGGCATTGGCCTTGCGCTGATCGGTGTGGAGTTCGCTGTGCTCTGGGGGATTGTTGCCGGACTGCTGAACTTCATCCCGACCATTGGCTCAATCATCGCCGCTGTGCCGGCGGTTCTGGTTGCGCTGCTGGGGCTGGGCATTACCGAGGCCATCATAGTGCTGGGCATGTATGTGGCAATCAACACCATCATCGGCAATATCCTTGAGCCACGCCTAATGGGCCGCTCGCTGGGGCTGTCACCACTGGTGGTGCTGGTATCACTGCTGGTCTGGGGCTTTGTGTTCGGCCCAGTCGGCATGCTGCTGTCGATCCCGTTGACCATGATCGCCAAGCTTGCCCTGGACGCTTCACCACAAACTCGCTGGGCGGGCATTCTGATGAGTGATCAGGTGCGTAAACCACGCTGAGCGCGGTGTAACGCCCTACTCGTCAGATGCCTGATCCCAGCCCGGCACCCCACGGCGAATCAAACGGGAGAAATCCGGGTCGGAGCCGGCCTGGATTGCCCGCTCGGTAATGCGTCCGCGCTGGCGCAGCTCCTCGAGGTTATAGCCTTTCTCCAGCCCATCAAGCTGCTTAATGTACTCAGGCAGGTAGCCTGTCAGCAGCAAGCGATAATCGCGTGGCAGGTGCGGCAGAATCTTGCGCGCCATGCCAAACACCAGAGTTGTACAGTTGGGGCTGATGGTGTGGTAGAAGCGCGGTTCGGCTGCCAGCCGGTTGGCTTCGTCCACGAATGATAATAGCAAGGCACGACCATCACGCGGGTTGAGCCCGATCCTGTAGAGATAGGCGTCCTCATCCCGCACATTGGTCCTGACTCGCACCGCATCACGCTCGTCGGTAGCAATGATGCTCAATTCGAACTGCTTGAAGAACCCGCCAATTTCGGAGAATTCTTCGCCTCGCTCACGGCGAATCTCCACGCTGAATACCACGAACTGCCCATCATCAAAACCGAAGGAAACCAGCACATGGGCAATCGCCCGGCGCCCCCAGTAAGAGGTGATCATGTCTACGCTGTGCAATCGGCTCAGATCGTATTCGCGACTCTCCCAGCGAATGTCGTAGTCCTGGGGTGTGCGCCAGTCGAAATTGCGGACATTATGCAGAGTCAGGCGGTCACCCTGTACTTCGCCGGTGGTGATGTGCGCCAGATCATCGGCCCAGTCGCGCTCACCGGAGGGTTTGAGCGTATGCCACCAAGCCAACAGCGCTGCGAACATCAGCCCATATACCAGCAGCACCAGCCAGGGACGCCCGTTCCACAGCAGCGCCACCAGGACCATCATGGCCAGACACCAGCCAGCCATCAAAAGCAGTCGCGGCAATGTTCCCCAAGCCTGTTGAAAGTACAACGCCAGCATCGCCCAGACGCTACTGGTCAGCAACACAGTGCTAAGTAGCAGCAACAGCAGAGTTCTCAACATTCGCCCCACGATCCCAAAAACGAAGCAGCAAACATATCAGGCTTTGCCGGCAAATTCCCTTGTGGCTCCGGTAAATAGCCAACAACATCAACAAAGCCTCCCAGACAACAGCGATAAGAACCAAATGGTCAAATATTGACTTAGTGGCAATATCTAAGCTTTTAGCCACAAACTGTCCCAAAAAACACAGAAGATCGTTGCAAGATATAATCTTGGCTTTTATTTCACCATGCTTTAGCCTCCCCGGTCCGCAAAACCGGAGTGATTCAATGTTTCAACGCGTCATGAAAACCTGTCTGGCAGTGGCCGTCGCCAGCGCTTCCAGCCAAGCCCTGGCCAATGGCCTGGCCATCAACGAACAAAGCGCCAGTGGCGCCGGCACCGCCTTTGCCGGCCGCTCGTCCTCTGCGCTGGATTCAAGCACCATCTACGGCAACCCCGCTGGCCTGGCCCGGCTCAAACGCGCCGAAGTCAGCGGCGGTATCGCTATGGTCAAGGCCGATGTCGACATCTCCAACGTTAACAGCACCGCCCAAGGCAGCAACAAAGGCGACATGGTGCCGCTAGCGCACGTACCTTTCGGCTACTACGCCAAACCGATCAACGACGAATGGGCTTTCGGCCTGGGCGTCTATGTACCATTCGGCGTTATCAGCGACTACGAAAAGAGTTTCCAGGGCTCATCCCATGGTCTGTACAGCTCGGTCCGGGTCGTCACCATCCAGCCGACCGTCAGCTACGCCTTTAACGACCGCGTATCCATCGGTTTTGGCCCGACCTTCAACCGTATTGACGGCAAACTGACCAATACGCTGGCTACCAGCCAGATGGGTGCGCCGTCAGACACCCTGGTCAATATCAAGGGTGACGACACCGCCATGGGCTTCAATGTCGGCATCATGGCCAGCCTCACCGACCGCACTACTGTCGGTGCAACCTACCACTCCAAGGTCAAATACCAGCTCGAAGGGCGTACCAAAATTTCCGGCTCGCCTATGGGAATGTTCGATGGCGAAATGGATGCCAAGCTGGATATCACCATGCCTGAGTCGCTCGACCTCTCCGTGACCCATCAACTGGATGATCGCTGGACGCTGTACGCTGGCGGTGTATGGACTCGCTGGAGCCGTCTGGAAGGTATCGAGGCGCGCAACAGCAACCCGGTCAGCCCGCGCTTCACCACCATCAGCGAAGAACTGAACTGGGAGAACACCTGGTCCTTCTCAGTGGGCACGGCCTATCAACTGAACCCGCAATGGGTACTGCGCAGCGGTCTGGCTCTGGACCCATCGCCAACCAGCAACGCACACCGCAACGTGCGAATCCCGGTCGGCAACCGCAAGATCTTCACCCTGGGCGCTGGCTGGTCCCCGAACGCTGACGTCACCCTCGACCTGGCGTATGCCTACCTCTGGGAAAACACCGCCAGCGTGCATCAGAAAGCCGGCTCGGAAATCGCTCCAGGCGTCCTGCTCAAGCAGGAATACAACGCCAAGTACGACAACAGCGCCCACGGCCTGACGGCTCAGTTAACTTATCGGTTCTGAGTTTCCGGCAGACAAAAAAGAACCCCGCCCCGGGGTTCTTTTTGCCTAACCGCACACTATCAACTCAGCTCACCTGGCTGTTCAATCTGTGGCGCCAGACAAAACCGTAGCATCCGTTCTGCGCTTTGCATGCAGCATTCGCAACTGCGTATCGAGCCGGTCGATTACGGCCTGGGGGTTGGCCCAGTAGGCGAGCGACCATAGCCGCAGTATGTTCCAACCCAGCCCCGCCAATACGCTACCGCGTACCAGTTCGCGGTCACGAGCGGTAGCGGCTCGGCGGTAGGTGTCGCCATCGCACTCAATACCTGCCAGGAAATAGTCCGGGGCATCAGGATCGAC is a genomic window of Halopseudomonas phragmitis containing:
- a CDS encoding AI-2E family transporter, producing MSNSPAETGRPFSTTWLWLMGAAAVVIVLAGLKAISSIVTPFLLAAFLAIICAPPLTWMQRRGVPSPLSVLILFSVVGLTFFLLFLALKDAAESLATHAPLYQARFSGWMNDLRQLLANRGLPPELLPQSLPLPATATITGAARGIAGGLGQFTASTLLVLLAFMFLLLEERTLSDKLNAAFPDRPRARVRARRFLRSVYRYLLIKTAASTTTGLLVGIGLALIGVEFAVLWGIVAGLLNFIPTIGSIIAAVPAVLVALLGLGITEAIIVLGMYVAINTIIGNILEPRLMGRSLGLSPLVVLVSLLVWGFVFGPVGMLLSIPLTMIAKLALDASPQTRWAGILMSDQVRKPR
- a CDS encoding Lnb N-terminal periplasmic domain-containing protein; this encodes MLRTLLLLLLSTVLLTSSVWAMLALYFQQAWGTLPRLLLMAGWCLAMMVLVALLWNGRPWLVLLVYGLMFAALLAWWHTLKPSGERDWADDLAHITTGEVQGDRLTLHNVRNFDWRTPQDYDIRWESREYDLSRLHSVDMITSYWGRRAIAHVLVSFGFDDGQFVVFSVEIRRERGEEFSEIGGFFKQFELSIIATDERDAVRVRTNVRDEDAYLYRIGLNPRDGRALLLSFVDEANRLAAEPRFYHTISPNCTTLVFGMARKILPHLPRDYRLLLTGYLPEYIKQLDGLEKGYNLEELRQRGRITERAIQAGSDPDFSRLIRRGVPGWDQASDE
- a CDS encoding OmpP1/FadL family transporter, with amino-acid sequence MFQRVMKTCLAVAVASASSQALANGLAINEQSASGAGTAFAGRSSSALDSSTIYGNPAGLARLKRAEVSGGIAMVKADVDISNVNSTAQGSNKGDMVPLAHVPFGYYAKPINDEWAFGLGVYVPFGVISDYEKSFQGSSHGLYSSVRVVTIQPTVSYAFNDRVSIGFGPTFNRIDGKLTNTLATSQMGAPSDTLVNIKGDDTAMGFNVGIMASLTDRTTVGATYHSKVKYQLEGRTKISGSPMGMFDGEMDAKLDITMPESLDLSVTHQLDDRWTLYAGGVWTRWSRLEGIEARNSNPVSPRFTTISEELNWENTWSFSVGTAYQLNPQWVLRSGLALDPSPTSNAHRNVRIPVGNRKIFTLGAGWSPNADVTLDLAYAYLWENTASVHQKAGSEIAPGVLLKQEYNAKYDNSAHGLTAQLTYRF